The Snodgrassella alvi wkB2 genome window below encodes:
- a CDS encoding ferredoxin--NADP reductase, translating into MQAAVEAKFTEETVLWVKQHTPKLLTFAITRPEAYRFSAGQFSRLGFRDGAGFIWRAYSVVSAEYADTLEYFVVLIEGGPMSARLAQLQAGDSILLDKTAFGFFLPGRFTDGEQLIMLSTGSGIAPFLSMLQQPAVWERFRHIGLVHSVSHANELIFSQHINELIHHPLIGEYTDQLTYQPVVTREPTAGALGQRLPQLLQNGTLAEGLGLNFNHEQTRFMLCGNPAMVTDTFQTLLDMGYSMHRNKVPGQIIMENGF; encoded by the coding sequence ATGCAGGCTGCCGTAGAAGCCAAATTTACTGAAGAAACCGTACTCTGGGTTAAACAGCATACCCCTAAACTGCTGACTTTTGCCATCACTCGGCCTGAAGCCTATCGCTTCAGTGCCGGTCAGTTTTCGCGTCTGGGCTTTCGTGACGGCGCAGGTTTTATCTGGCGCGCCTATTCTGTTGTATCTGCCGAATATGCAGATACACTCGAATACTTTGTAGTATTGATTGAAGGCGGACCGATGAGTGCCCGGCTGGCACAATTGCAGGCGGGCGATTCTATACTGCTGGATAAAACCGCTTTTGGCTTTTTTCTGCCGGGGCGGTTTACTGACGGCGAGCAGCTGATTATGCTCAGTACCGGCAGCGGCATTGCGCCGTTTCTGTCTATGCTGCAACAGCCTGCTGTCTGGGAACGTTTCCGGCATATCGGGCTGGTACATTCTGTTTCACATGCCAATGAACTGATTTTCAGTCAGCATATCAACGAGTTAATCCATCACCCTCTGATTGGCGAATATACAGACCAACTGACTTACCAACCGGTGGTTACCCGTGAACCTACTGCCGGAGCACTCGGTCAGCGTCTGCCGCAATTATTGCAGAATGGTACGCTGGCAGAGGGACTGGGTTTGAATTTCAACCATGAACAAACCCGTTTTATGCTGTGTGGTAATCCGGCCATGGTCACCGATACTTTTCAGACCTTACTGGATATGGGGTATAGCATGCACCGTAACAAAGTACCGGGACAGATTATTATGGAAAACGGCTTTTAA
- the recC gene encoding exodeoxyribonuclease V subunit gamma — translation MLYVYQSNQLSDLAALFASIYQHTSPQSAWAATEIVVQSQGMRRYLNHYLAQEHGIAANLHFSLPASYIWQLTHQVLPQTPALNPFQSEVLRWRLLGLFHSPAFRQPQLCQTATALHSYLDSSTQAPYHLAGKLADMFDQYLIYRNDWINNWQENKSANLGEDEQWQAELWRWLNNESDLPHRAGLMQEFLSKLDSEHLPERIFVFGIATLAPVYLHALQVIAQYTDVHIFAVNPCAEYWGNVLSADMLLNSQETDLSVVGHPLLASLGKQGRDFFDALNDLGEVVYMPSVYAQCDEVADTLLHRLQNDIQCLQHPKQSEPPYRLQEYDNSIQIVAAHSCLRELQILKEQLIQDLAAHPQWQPQDIAVLTPHIGPYLPFIHAVFGQTQGDTPALPYNIADVKISLHEPLLQLFEKLLQLMQSRFDIETVLPLLDESALRTRFALNDSDAELIHRVWSEQGVRWGVDADMRHEYGGQGKHFTWQQARERTVLGWLLPENKYTALWQQQLPWFGDIGQTEILACAQQLIDCLIKHHSCWQKAATISEWIARTRQLLRDLADTDSLSGHAMQQLETSLAEWQAQAALAQFNLTIEPAIAIEHLQNYLSTTRQAGFLRGGITFCSMVPMRSLPFRCICLLGLNDGEFPRTTKSAAFDLIAQHPRRGDRARRNDDRYLFLESILSAREKLYLSYIGKDIRKNEELAPSALLYELTDVLAAMTGCNPLVFNQQHIIRHPLQPFSYRYFNGDLISCRSDYATALNQNIVKPEPFYAKITEPEKQNQEVDIESFIRFWRNPVRHWLQQQLQWQAPYQETPVSAAEPFAIENSASIYTAYTRARRQHLDFAEVDAALAVSGLVPEGELGVIVSQVLRNQTLALDSSILFSPAVADIAFIFEHEQLQLSGNISRLHQCGQLIERNHTPTAPDNIELYLRHLLLCATESEGAQDTYELYPAKPRMLAAMSLIDAQAQLALWLEYYRLGQSRPLPFFPKTSLTTALKWYRNRQKKNRAPEYGAEERSTAFKVYADSHNGKLQADYPEVAQVFGRDEELPIDTPLFWQLIEELLLPMTAVLETADKL, via the coding sequence ATGCTGTATGTTTATCAATCCAATCAACTATCTGATTTAGCTGCTTTGTTTGCCAGCATATATCAGCATACCTCACCACAGTCAGCATGGGCTGCAACAGAAATCGTGGTACAGAGTCAGGGTATGCGCCGCTATCTGAATCACTATCTGGCTCAGGAGCACGGTATTGCCGCTAATCTGCATTTCAGTCTGCCGGCCAGCTACATCTGGCAATTAACTCATCAGGTCTTACCGCAAACACCAGCGCTTAACCCGTTTCAGTCAGAAGTATTGCGCTGGCGCTTACTGGGATTGTTTCATAGCCCGGCATTCAGACAACCCCAGTTATGCCAAACTGCTACCGCACTACATTCTTATCTTGATAGCAGTACTCAGGCACCTTACCATCTGGCCGGAAAACTTGCTGATATGTTTGACCAATATTTAATCTATCGCAATGATTGGATAAATAATTGGCAGGAAAATAAATCTGCGAATCTGGGTGAAGATGAGCAATGGCAGGCAGAGCTATGGCGCTGGCTGAACAATGAATCAGATTTACCACACCGCGCCGGCTTAATGCAGGAATTTCTGAGCAAACTTGATTCTGAACATTTACCTGAGCGGATATTCGTATTCGGTATTGCCACACTGGCACCGGTTTATCTGCATGCATTACAGGTAATAGCCCAATATACTGATGTGCATATATTTGCGGTAAACCCGTGTGCTGAGTACTGGGGCAATGTGCTCTCAGCAGATATGCTGCTCAATAGTCAGGAAACAGACCTGAGTGTGGTTGGTCATCCTTTACTGGCCAGTCTGGGCAAACAGGGGCGGGATTTTTTTGATGCACTCAATGATCTGGGTGAAGTAGTGTATATGCCTTCTGTCTATGCTCAGTGTGATGAAGTGGCAGATACTCTGTTACACCGGCTGCAAAACGACATTCAGTGCCTGCAACATCCGAAACAGTCTGAACCACCCTACCGGCTGCAGGAATATGATAATTCCATTCAGATTGTGGCGGCGCATTCCTGCCTGCGCGAGCTGCAAATTCTCAAAGAGCAGCTGATTCAGGATCTGGCCGCACATCCGCAATGGCAGCCGCAGGATATTGCGGTACTTACACCACATATTGGGCCTTATCTGCCTTTTATCCACGCAGTATTCGGACAAACGCAGGGCGACACGCCTGCTCTGCCCTACAATATTGCTGACGTTAAAATCAGCCTGCATGAACCACTACTGCAATTATTCGAAAAACTGCTGCAACTGATGCAGAGCCGGTTTGATATAGAAACTGTGCTGCCTTTGCTGGATGAATCTGCTCTGCGCACACGTTTTGCTTTGAACGACAGCGATGCAGAACTGATTCACCGTGTCTGGAGTGAACAAGGGGTACGCTGGGGTGTGGATGCAGATATGCGTCATGAATATGGCGGACAGGGTAAGCACTTTACCTGGCAGCAGGCGCGTGAACGTACGGTACTCGGCTGGTTGCTGCCGGAAAATAAATATACGGCACTGTGGCAGCAACAGCTTCCATGGTTCGGTGATATTGGTCAGACTGAAATTCTGGCATGCGCACAACAGTTAATAGACTGTCTGATTAAACATCATAGCTGCTGGCAAAAAGCAGCTACTATTTCCGAATGGATTGCGCGTACACGACAACTTCTGCGGGATTTAGCTGATACCGATTCTCTGTCCGGACATGCCATGCAGCAACTGGAAACCAGTCTGGCTGAATGGCAGGCACAGGCAGCACTGGCACAATTTAATCTGACTATTGAACCGGCTATTGCAATCGAGCATTTGCAGAATTATTTATCCACTACCCGTCAGGCCGGATTTCTGCGCGGCGGGATTACCTTTTGCAGTATGGTACCGATGCGCAGCCTGCCCTTTCGCTGTATCTGTCTGCTCGGTCTGAATGACGGCGAATTTCCCCGTACTACTAAATCTGCTGCTTTCGACCTGATTGCACAGCATCCGCGCCGCGGCGATCGTGCCCGTCGTAACGATGACCGTTATCTGTTTCTTGAATCTATTTTAAGTGCGCGCGAAAAACTGTATTTGTCGTATATCGGTAAAGATATTCGCAAAAACGAAGAACTGGCTCCCTCTGCTCTGCTTTATGAGCTGACCGATGTTCTGGCCGCCATGACCGGCTGTAATCCGCTGGTATTTAATCAGCAGCATATCATCAGACACCCGTTACAACCCTTTTCCTATCGCTATTTTAACGGTGATTTAATCAGCTGCCGCAGTGATTACGCCACAGCCCTGAATCAGAATATAGTTAAGCCTGAGCCATTTTATGCAAAAATAACTGAACCGGAAAAACAGAATCAGGAAGTTGATATTGAATCCTTTATCCGGTTCTGGCGTAATCCGGTACGTCACTGGCTTCAGCAGCAGTTACAATGGCAGGCACCCTATCAGGAAACACCAGTCAGTGCAGCAGAACCGTTTGCAATTGAAAACAGTGCATCGATTTATACTGCCTATACCCGTGCACGCCGGCAGCATCTGGATTTTGCTGAGGTAGATGCAGCACTGGCAGTAAGCGGACTGGTGCCTGAAGGCGAGCTGGGTGTGATTGTCAGCCAGGTTTTACGCAATCAGACACTGGCTCTGGACAGCAGCATACTGTTCAGTCCCGCTGTCGCCGATATTGCCTTTATTTTTGAACACGAACAGTTACAGCTAAGTGGCAACATCAGCCGTTTACATCAGTGCGGGCAACTGATTGAACGGAATCACACCCCGACAGCACCGGATAATATTGAGTTATATCTGCGCCATTTACTCCTCTGCGCTACTGAAAGCGAAGGTGCACAGGACACATATGAGCTTTATCCGGCCAAACCGCGCATGCTGGCAGCAATGAGCCTGATTGATGCACAAGCGCAACTGGCTTTATGGCTTGAGTATTACCGGCTGGGACAAAGCCGGCCACTGCCCTTTTTTCCGAAAACCAGCCTTACCACTGCCCTTAAATGGTATCGTAACCGGCAAAAGAAAAACCGTGCACCCGAATATGGTGCCGAAGAACGCAGCACCGCGTTTAAAGTCTATGCAGACAGCCATAATGGAAAACTGCAGGCCGACTATCCCGAAGTAGCTCAGGTATTTGGCCGCGATGAAGAACTGCCGATTGACACCCCACTGTTCTGGCAACTGATTGAAGAATTACTGCTGCCCATGACAGCAGTGCTGGAAACCGCTGATAAATTATAA
- a CDS encoding J domain-containing protein, with protein sequence MHNYYEVLNVAQGASDEVIRAAYRALSQKYHPDRNPHNPQAHQRMAEINKAYAVLSDPEQRHHHDVWIARQSLQARLSPALLARRQTPFAPPVLLPNHQDKVVDLHERGHGWLWIVGIAVLIAMGGVWWRLAYPPADNVNEQSSMPVTAAPNGQLFPLKAAYVSGYPVLRERGNNNIVVHATSLQSPVFAQLYELHAGKFTAIRTFYIPAGETFTLHKIGDGSFSLQYQRINDGKWAVSDGIEISHTEASRKYQDIDIRL encoded by the coding sequence GTGCACAATTATTATGAAGTATTAAATGTTGCTCAAGGGGCATCCGACGAAGTTATTCGTGCGGCCTATCGGGCTTTGTCACAAAAATACCATCCTGACCGCAATCCGCATAATCCGCAGGCACATCAGCGTATGGCTGAGATTAACAAAGCATATGCAGTATTGTCTGATCCGGAGCAGCGCCATCATCATGATGTGTGGATTGCGCGGCAAAGCCTGCAGGCAAGGTTGTCGCCAGCCTTGCTGGCGCGCCGGCAGACACCATTTGCGCCTCCGGTTTTATTGCCTAACCATCAGGATAAAGTTGTCGACCTGCACGAACGCGGTCATGGCTGGTTATGGATTGTGGGGATTGCCGTACTGATTGCTATGGGCGGAGTGTGGTGGAGGCTGGCATATCCGCCGGCTGATAACGTTAATGAGCAGAGTAGCATGCCCGTTACCGCGGCACCCAATGGACAGCTTTTTCCGCTTAAAGCTGCTTATGTATCCGGTTATCCGGTTTTGCGTGAGCGCGGCAATAACAATATTGTCGTACATGCCACCTCCTTGCAATCGCCGGTATTTGCCCAATTATACGAATTGCACGCCGGTAAATTTACTGCTATACGCACCTTTTATATTCCGGCAGGCGAAACCTTTACCCTGCATAAAATCGGTGATGGCAGTTTCAGCCTGCAATACCAGCGTATTAATGATGGAAAATGGGCAGTAAGTGATGGTATTGAAATCAGTCATACCGAAGCCAGCCGAAAATATCAGGATATTGATATCAGACTGTAA
- a CDS encoding DciA family protein: protein MNLNQFGKKNAQLNQLLQQSAHWQRLSNCLKQELPASMRTQFSVACVRTGCLVVIAQNSMAASRLRMVLPALLPQLRQIDASIETVKVKVQPAESKPEAVKHASLSPVARDTLARSAEALTHHPELAAALRRLSEKSN, encoded by the coding sequence ATGAACCTGAATCAATTCGGCAAAAAAAACGCCCAGCTTAATCAATTATTGCAGCAATCCGCACACTGGCAACGCCTGAGTAACTGTCTGAAACAAGAGTTGCCGGCAAGTATGCGAACTCAGTTTAGTGTTGCCTGTGTACGCACCGGCTGTCTGGTGGTGATTGCGCAAAATAGTATGGCTGCTTCACGTTTACGTATGGTGTTGCCGGCATTATTGCCACAACTGCGGCAGATTGATGCTTCAATTGAAACTGTAAAGGTTAAAGTTCAGCCGGCAGAATCAAAACCGGAAGCAGTAAAGCATGCCAGTTTAAGCCCTGTGGCGCGCGATACGCTGGCACGTTCGGCAGAAGCTTTAACACATCATCCGGAACTGGCGGCAGCACTGCGCCGTTTAAGTGAAAAGAGCAATTAA
- a CDS encoding trans-sulfuration enzyme family protein, whose product MKFATQTIHSSYQPEEHNRALMPPIYQNSMFAMNEIGENIPFRYARISNPTRQVLEDTVAELENGCAGFAYGSGMAGIDAVWRTFLRPGDTIVAVADIYGGAYDLLTEVYAQWGVNVIFADLTNPDNLDRILAQTKVKMVWLETPSNPLLRLVDIAELSAKAKAAGAIVGMDNTFATPYVQNPLNLGVDIVFHSATKYLCGHSDVLMGIVVVKDPAHAKLLRALSINTGGVAGPMDCALVLRGIKTLVVRMDRHLSNAAELARRLQQHPAVEKVFYPGLAEHEHHDIACKQMQHGFGGVVSIYLRQNSREAANSVIKNLRMIRMAASLGGVESLINHSASQSHSGMSKEVKESLGIREGLLRISAGIEDIEDIWDDINHALNTLI is encoded by the coding sequence ATGAAATTTGCCACACAGACCATCCATTCCAGTTATCAGCCGGAAGAGCATAACCGTGCCCTAATGCCGCCTATTTATCAGAACAGCATGTTCGCCATGAATGAAATCGGCGAAAATATTCCGTTCCGTTATGCGCGTATTTCCAATCCGACACGGCAAGTACTTGAAGACACAGTCGCCGAGCTGGAAAATGGCTGTGCCGGTTTTGCCTATGGCAGTGGTATGGCCGGAATCGATGCTGTGTGGCGTACTTTTCTGCGGCCGGGTGATACCATTGTTGCGGTAGCCGATATTTATGGCGGAGCTTATGATTTATTAACCGAAGTATATGCCCAGTGGGGTGTTAACGTTATTTTTGCCGATCTTACCAATCCGGATAATCTGGACCGGATACTGGCACAGACCAAAGTAAAAATGGTATGGCTGGAAACCCCGAGTAATCCGCTGCTGCGTCTGGTAGACATCGCTGAACTGTCTGCTAAAGCCAAAGCTGCCGGTGCCATTGTCGGTATGGATAATACTTTTGCGACACCCTACGTACAGAATCCGCTGAATCTGGGTGTGGATATCGTCTTTCATTCCGCAACCAAATACCTGTGCGGACATTCAGATGTGCTGATGGGTATTGTTGTGGTAAAAGATCCTGCACATGCAAAATTATTACGTGCCTTAAGTATTAATACCGGCGGCGTGGCCGGTCCGATGGACTGTGCACTGGTATTACGCGGTATCAAAACACTGGTTGTGCGTATGGACCGGCATTTGTCTAATGCGGCTGAGCTGGCCAGACGCTTGCAACAGCACCCTGCGGTAGAAAAAGTATTTTATCCCGGTCTGGCAGAGCATGAACACCACGATATCGCCTGTAAACAGATGCAGCATGGTTTTGGCGGAGTGGTCTCCATTTATTTACGTCAGAATAGTCGCGAAGCAGCCAATAGTGTGATAAAAAATCTGCGCATGATTCGGATGGCGGCCAGCCTTGGCGGCGTCGAAAGCCTGATTAATCACAGTGCCAGCCAGTCGCATAGCGGCATGAGTAAGGAAGTTAAAGAATCTCTGGGCATCCGTGAAGGCCTGCTGCGCATTTCAGCCGGTATCGAAGATATTGAAGATATCTGGGATGATATCAATCATGCACTCAATACCTTGATTTAA
- the folE2 gene encoding GTP cyclohydrolase FolE2, translated as MDTIADVQSSVDKRNMPINQVGVKGLRLPLSIICAAGKQHTVADLTMTVSLPAEQKGTHMSRFIELMQTQHDSIDFAVLRQLTTAMLEKLQATAGKISMRFPFFRQKQAPVSGISSLLDYEVVLSGEIQAGIYQQTLQIIIPVTSLCPCSKEISAYGAHNQRSHVTVTLVCTESIAIEEIIDLVEQQGSCQLYGLLKRPDEKYVTEYAYDNPKFVEDMVRDVATALKTDTRIQSFTVESENFESIHNHSAYALIQYP; from the coding sequence ATGGACACTATTGCCGATGTGCAAAGCAGTGTTGATAAACGCAATATGCCAATCAATCAGGTTGGTGTGAAAGGCTTACGCCTGCCGCTGAGTATTATTTGTGCTGCAGGTAAACAACATACTGTTGCTGATTTAACCATGACTGTGTCACTGCCGGCCGAACAGAAAGGCACACATATGTCACGCTTTATTGAGTTAATGCAGACACAGCATGACAGTATTGATTTTGCTGTACTGCGGCAACTGACTACCGCTATGTTAGAAAAACTTCAGGCAACAGCAGGTAAAATCAGTATGCGCTTTCCTTTTTTCCGGCAAAAGCAGGCTCCGGTAAGCGGTATTTCCAGCCTGCTGGATTATGAAGTGGTACTCAGTGGCGAAATTCAGGCTGGTATTTATCAGCAAACATTACAGATCATTATTCCGGTTACCAGCCTGTGTCCGTGCAGTAAGGAAATTTCTGCTTACGGAGCGCATAATCAGCGTTCACATGTCACTGTTACGCTGGTATGCACTGAATCAATTGCTATTGAAGAAATTATTGATCTGGTAGAACAACAGGGTTCATGTCAGTTATACGGTTTGCTGAAACGGCCGGATGAAAAGTATGTCACTGAATATGCTTATGATAACCCCAAATTCGTTGAAGATATGGTTCGTGACGTTGCTACTGCGCTAAAAACTGATACACGTATTCAGTCTTTTACTGTAGAAAGTGAAAATTTTGAATCTATTCATAACCATTCTGCCTATGCACTGATACAATACCCGTAA
- the dsbD gene encoding protein-disulfide reductase DsbD, producing the protein MYHNPTRSRVCMASLLKLLFMLLVLLLGLNSAVLAADNKNLLPPEQAFVPELIVHNQDIRVHFVIADGYYLYRNKIQIITEPADIFGEGQFIQQGQQKHDEFFGTQQVYYNHADAVWHYKADAQTVPYQLTLSYQGCADAGICYPPVENTFTISRTGKYRITPQSTHIQPVPPDTFTDPPVKAPPPEWSGSSGGDSLFQLSRATLITNLMTFFIAGMGLSLTACMYPLLPIVSAIVMGTRRKTTKLRAFILSFVYVQGLAFTYTIVGIVTARTGAFLTGWLQQPAVVLAAAAILVILALSMFDLYSIQLPARWQTFFQRVSGRFHGGHLLSVLIMGALSALIVGPCVAPPLAFALGYIAQSGDAALGGMALYVMALGTGIPLILISVFGVHILPRAGKWMIGVKYLFGLMLLGAATYIATPFLNYYLVVTIYTLLMLIPAIYLGWQWYHSSARQRWFNAITGILFLACGIGFVSASIMNCVTPLHRFLTLTPPNGQHFGRYFDKPEQLRQAMQELFDEDPNKPVLVDFYADWCISCKEMTAFTLSKASVRRVIEEKRFLQIDVTNNTPAQRRMMQRYGLYGPPGLFVVHRNGYRSQPLIGYVPASELLSWYDKQVQKAQ; encoded by the coding sequence ATGTATCACAATCCTACCCGTTCTCGTGTCTGTATGGCTTCCCTGTTAAAACTGCTGTTTATGCTGCTGGTATTGCTGCTGGGGCTGAATAGTGCGGTACTGGCTGCGGACAATAAAAATTTATTACCGCCGGAACAGGCTTTTGTACCGGAACTGATTGTTCATAATCAGGATATTCGTGTACATTTTGTTATTGCCGACGGCTATTACCTGTACCGGAATAAAATTCAGATTATTACTGAACCGGCGGATATCTTTGGTGAAGGACAATTTATCCAGCAGGGACAGCAAAAGCACGATGAGTTTTTTGGTACCCAGCAGGTTTACTACAATCATGCAGATGCAGTCTGGCACTATAAGGCAGATGCACAGACTGTTCCGTATCAGTTAACTTTATCTTATCAGGGCTGTGCAGATGCAGGAATCTGTTATCCGCCGGTAGAAAATACATTTACCATCAGCCGTACCGGCAAATATCGTATTACGCCACAATCAACACATATTCAGCCAGTCCCGCCGGATACTTTTACTGATCCTCCGGTTAAAGCTCCGCCACCGGAGTGGTCAGGCAGCTCAGGCGGAGACAGTCTGTTTCAGCTTTCCCGAGCAACACTGATTACCAATTTAATGACTTTTTTTATTGCCGGGATGGGATTGAGTCTGACAGCATGCATGTATCCGCTGCTGCCGATAGTATCAGCCATCGTAATGGGCACCCGCCGGAAAACCACTAAATTGCGGGCATTTATCCTATCATTTGTTTATGTACAGGGGCTCGCTTTTACCTATACTATTGTTGGTATTGTTACTGCCCGTACCGGTGCGTTTCTGACCGGATGGCTGCAACAGCCTGCGGTAGTGCTGGCTGCCGCAGCCATACTGGTGATACTGGCTTTATCAATGTTTGATTTATACAGTATCCAGTTGCCGGCTCGCTGGCAGACGTTTTTTCAGCGGGTCAGCGGCCGCTTTCATGGCGGACATTTGCTCTCTGTGCTGATAATGGGGGCATTGTCAGCGCTGATTGTCGGCCCCTGTGTCGCACCACCGCTGGCTTTTGCACTGGGTTATATTGCTCAGAGCGGGGATGCTGCTCTGGGCGGCATGGCTCTGTATGTTATGGCACTGGGTACCGGCATCCCGCTGATTCTGATTTCTGTATTCGGTGTGCATATTCTGCCCCGTGCCGGTAAGTGGATGATTGGCGTCAAATATCTGTTCGGTCTGATGCTGCTGGGTGCCGCTACCTATATTGCCACTCCGTTTCTGAATTACTATCTGGTAGTCACTATTTATACTTTGCTGATGCTGATACCGGCAATCTATTTAGGCTGGCAGTGGTATCATTCATCAGCACGCCAGCGCTGGTTTAATGCGATTACCGGTATACTGTTTCTGGCTTGTGGCATTGGTTTTGTTTCTGCCAGCATAATGAACTGTGTGACACCTTTACATCGTTTTCTTACTTTAACTCCGCCAAACGGTCAGCATTTTGGTCGTTATTTCGATAAGCCGGAACAATTGCGTCAGGCTATGCAAGAGTTGTTTGATGAAGATCCGAATAAGCCGGTACTGGTAGATTTTTATGCAGACTGGTGTATATCCTGCAAGGAAATGACCGCATTTACTTTAAGTAAAGCTTCAGTCAGACGGGTAATTGAAGAAAAGCGTTTTTTGCAGATTGATGTAACCAATAATACGCCGGCACAACGCAGAATGATGCAACGCTATGGTCTGTACGGGCCTCCGGGATTATTTGTTGTACACAGAAACGGCTATCGCAGCCAGCCACTGATTGGCTATGTACCGGCATCAGAATTGTTAAGCTGGTATGACAAACAAGTACAGAAAGCACAATAA